Below is a genomic region from SAR324 cluster bacterium.
CAACTAAAACTCAGCTTGGGAAGCTACCCAACGGTTCGGCTCTCTGATGCCAGAGAGATGCATGAGGAAGCTTGGCTGATGGTTCAGAAGGGAGAAGATCCTAGAGAAGGGACAATCACCCGCTTGCAGTTAAAGAGATTAAAGGACCAGGACAACGCTCTGCAACTTGAGCAGAAGGCTAAAGAGGAAGCGAAGAGTCGTCAGACCTTTCATGTAATTGCCAATCAGTGGTTAGCCAAAAAAGAACCTACCTTGTCTCGAAATACTTTTCGGATAAGACAATCACTGCTGAAAAATGATGTGATACCAGTTATTGGGAATCGTCAAATTTACGAACTGAAGAATGCAGATATTTTCGATGTTCTGAACCGAATTTCTGATAGAGGCTCAACATCGATTACAGATCTTTGTCGAAGGATACTACAGGAAGTCTTTAATTATGCTCGGTTACATGAGCTCTGTGAAAACAATCCCGCAGAAGCTGTTAAACATGCCCCTGACCTTAAAAGGCACAGAAGCCAGCACAGGAATTTTCTGGAGTTCCATGAAATGGGTAACTTCATGCGAAGTCTCAAAGATTCACAATCCAAGGCTGTCACGCAATCTAATCTGGCACTAGAATTTTTGATTCTCACAGTTGTCCGATCAAAGAATGTCCGGAAGGCTAGATGGGAACATTTCAGAGATCTTGATGGGGATAAACCAACTTGGATGATTCCCGCTGAATTCATGAAAGAGTCTAGAGAGCATCTTGTGCCCCTTAGTCATCAAGCAGTATCGCTCCTGAAGCGTATCAAATCATACTATTGGAATGACCAGTGGTTGTTTCCAGGAAATACTGGAAATGGCCTCTCTGAAGGACCACTTTTCAAGAATACTATGCTCAAAATGAACTACTCACCTGATCAAGTACAACCTCATGGATTTCGCTCTTCGTTTAGTACTCATGCCAATGAGTCCGGTCTGTGGAACCGCGATGCCATTGAATGGGTTCTAGCTCATTCTGAGAAAAATGAGGTTCGTGCTGCTTACAACCGTGCTCAATACTTGGAGGAAAGGAGACAGATTCTTCAATGGTGGGCAGATCAACTTGATGAAGCCGAATCACATTCTCCCAATGCATAAAATTAAAACACCTGAAGGTAATACTCATGAGCTCTGAAGATCTGCAGCAAGAGGAGAAAAAGGAACGGGCTTCACTTGATAAAATTTCTGAGAATGAAGCGGTGGAGGTTCTTCTAAATACTTTTGATTACTGGGTAAATGAATATGCAATGCACTTAAAAGTCGGAATTATTAAGGAAAACCCGAGAAACCCAAAAAAGGAAAAGTCAGACTTCAATCAGAAACGCCAAACTTATAAGAGTGCTATTTTGAAGACATGGCAAAATATCACATCAAACCTAGTCATCAGCAGTGACGAAAGTTTAGAACAAATCAGGGCAAAGTTGGATGAGTTGTGCAGTTTGCACATATTTCTAGAACCATTTCTGAGGGGTAAGTTCAAGAAGGATTATGGATTGAGCAGTTTAAAAACTGGGGTAACCAAACAGAGCTCCCAGAATTATAAGCCTCGGGAACTTCATACAAAATTGATTTTGTCTCAAGTACAAAATGGAATTTCCAACGCTCGCGACTGCTGGAAGAATCTCATCTATGAAGGGAAGAATGGGAATCTCATTGTAGAAGGAGACATCGTCGAAATTAATCCCTTTGGGAAAAAAATGATCAAATAAAACTGAAAACAAAAAGAATTGATGAATACGAAATCGACTACGAAACTTTTGCAAGAAACTTCAGCTACATATTGAAGAAGTGAAGCCAAGAAAAACTGAGAAAAACTCAGAAATTTCTGAGTAATGTCCACCGACTCCTGAAAGTATTGTTTCAAGCCATCGGGCTGATCCGTTGGTGATCATCAACACTATTAGGAGCATCTAGTGGAAACACTTCTCCCGCTTAGAAAATTGGAATCTGTGATCGGATTCCGCAAGTCCAAGATCTACCAACTCATTGAGTCTGGTCAGTTTCCCCAGCCCATCAAAATTGGTCGCAGCAGTCGCTGGCGTTCTTCCGAAGTACAAACCTGGATTCAGAATCTCACCGAAAACACACCAAAAATCGGAGCTGATAATGTCTGACCAACTAGAATTTTTTCTTACAAAGTATGCTGTCCAAGAACTAGACGAATTTATCATAACATTAAGAAGGATGAGGCAGTTACTACATGGCCCTGCCGTTGAACATCCCAACTCTCCTTGGTCAGACGTCATGGGGGTGCTTGATTATAATTACCCATTGGCAGTCTTGGAGCTTATCCACAAAGCAACGTACGATGATGTTTTTCCACATATCCTTTTGCAAATCAGGGATGCAGAAAGAAAGGTTGGTCTGCAGCTACCTGACGGGCCGATGGATGAAGAAGTCGCAGCACCAATTCCCTCAGATTTAAACCCAACTGATCATCGAGCGAGTTATGAGTGCAAGTAGAAACCCCACTAGAGCATCGATTTCAACGTCTCTGCGAACTCACTAAAGTGACTGGTTCAGGAACTCAATTCAAAGGAAAGTGACCTGCTCACAAAGACAGTGAAGCAAGTCTATCTCTCAAGCTAGGTGATGGAAGAATCTTGTTAAACTGCTTTGCAGGGTGCAAAAAAGCAGAGATTATGAAGAGCATGAACTGGGAGCTAAGGCATCTTGTGAAGGGGGCTGTAGAAGTCCCCAATATCGAACCAACTACCTTTGAGACCCAGCAGGCTGAACAGGTTGAGGACCCAAAATTTAGGGAAGTTGAGCGTTATCAATACCATCAGCCAGATGGAAGCCTTCAATTTTATGTGATTCGCCAAGAAGCTACTGACTCCAAGGGAAAGCGTAAAAAGAAATTCCTTCAATCAGGCATCGCCTCAGACGGGTCATTGACTTGGAGGATGGCTGGGATTAAACGGCTACCCTATCGATTGCCTCAGGTTCTCAAGGCTATAGAACAGCAGAA
It encodes:
- a CDS encoding AlpA family phage regulatory protein, with the translated sequence METLLPLRKLESVIGFRKSKIYQLIESGQFPQPIKIGRSSRWRSSEVQTWIQNLTENTPKIGADNV
- a CDS encoding tyrosine-type recombinase/integrase, which produces QLKLSLGSYPTVRLSDAREMHEEAWLMVQKGEDPREGTITRLQLKRLKDQDNALQLEQKAKEEAKSRQTFHVIANQWLAKKEPTLSRNTFRIRQSLLKNDVIPVIGNRQIYELKNADIFDVLNRISDRGSTSITDLCRRILQEVFNYARLHELCENNPAEAVKHAPDLKRHRSQHRNFLEFHEMGNFMRSLKDSQSKAVTQSNLALEFLILTVVRSKNVRKARWEHFRDLDGDKPTWMIPAEFMKESREHLVPLSHQAVSLLKRIKSYYWNDQWLFPGNTGNGLSEGPLFKNTMLKMNYSPDQVQPHGFRSSFSTHANESGLWNRDAIEWVLAHSEKNEVRAAYNRAQYLEERRQILQWWADQLDEAESHSPNA